A window of Populus trichocarpa isolate Nisqually-1 chromosome 17, P.trichocarpa_v4.1, whole genome shotgun sequence genomic DNA:
CAGGGGATTTACATGCGTCCCAGAGATACGATATCCTGCATTGATCACAGCAGAACGGAAAATTACTGCAGATGGCGAGGTGCATTTTAGTGTTGCACAGAGGTTGTGCAGACTCAAAAAGAGAGGAACATCAGGCAATTCCTGCAAACAGTAAAATTGGAATGAGAACAACTATATCATTAAGACACTGGTAgcaaagataaatatattatgaatttCCCCTCCGTGTTTAAAGCATAGCTAActtgaaaaaagaatatttgatcatatttctttttcagaatataaatttttggAAAGAAAAGTCAATGTGTGACACTATTAAATGAAGCAAACATAtcttttattctctctcttttttttgttgcactccttttttttttcttttgaaaggtTAATGTTACAAATTATAATGACACAATGCAGCTCACTGAACTGCTAGTTGGAATACAAACACCAATAATCATTTTTCCAGGAGAATCAGGCAAGAACTTATAGTGCAAAAATGCATCTTAAACATTAAAAGCAATAAATCCAACCAATACATCTCCCGCGCCAAATTTCCAGCACCATGGAAATTATGACAGGTCAACCCTTTGACCTGCACTAGCAAAGAAATGGAATAGCTGAAGAAAACTGAAACAAGGCCAAAAAAGGAGCACAGGAACTAACCTCAGATATCGTTGTCAGTACAGCTGATATGCGATCATAAGCAGGATATCGGTCCTTCATTGATTTCACACTTTTGAGTATGGAAGTCACCCATTCTTGATCATGAATGGGAGCAGACCATATAGGTCCACCCATATTGTATTTCTTCCCACAGTCACTGCACTCTTGAGGAACAGCAGGACCAAACCCAGGTAGATATCTTACACTGCTATCCTGAAAagtaaaatcaaatgatatatataaGTCACTGCAATATTCGATGGTGaacaatttaagatttttttttaataaatttgaaaaattacgaATATAAAATTGCTTATTCAGAACAGCCAAAAGATTTATAAACTTTCTTCTGTCAACAAAGTTATGAAAGATGTCAAGATATTTTACAGCCAATAGAATTCGATACAAACCAACAGGAACAACTCATTCCATTTTAACTGGGCAGGTCAACACATGCAGCATATACACTCTCCATgtattaaaatgttaatttggtAGAGCCCAGTGATTTTAATTCACGTTTCAAACTCAATTACATCCCACCAACAGAGCTCATCAGGTTGGAATAGCACTAAAGGGATTGTTCAAACTTGCCAACCTGTGAGCTCACTACCAGATTGGCCACATAATGCTGGAATGGTCCCCTCACTCAAACTCAACCAATCCTAAACTACTGTCGGCCATGGTAGAaggaaaaaatgaagagaagcAAGATCACCAATAAAGTGATGAAAtggaaaattaaatcaatttggaTGCATCCATGCATGTAAATAACTAAGCACAAGTGACATTGAAACAGGATGCGTACCTTGGAGACAGTCCTCCCAATAGGTTGAAGATGATAAGAATCACAACCAATGCATTGATAAACATACGAGAGCTTAAGAGGAGTGTTTTTCATTGCACTTGCAGAACTGCAGTCAACAATTTCAGTTTCAGTCAGCTAGATATGGAAGTGCTATCTTATATATTTAGCAAacgttaatgaaaaaaaaaaacaggctacCTACGTGTACACACGAACAAAAACCCGAACATAAAAGTTCATTTGGACAGACAGAATAGGAACAATGTAGCGCTTGTAGCGATTTGCATGGCTCTGCAGAAGaacaaacaattaattattgaaaaaaaagaatctcCAGCTCAAGCAGGATACTCTCGGTGCTCATATTCCCCACAATTTGTGTACTGTTTCTTTAGACCAAAAGCATATAAATAGCTTGTCTGTGttctccaaaagaaaaaagaaatgggtgATTTTCAAGAGCTTGGATGTACCTCAATTGAGGCAAGGAGGATCCTCAAGGCCATTTCATGGCAGTATTTCCCTCTCAATGGGTAAGAACCATACCTAATTCCACAAGTATTTGTTAAAAGGTATGCCACCAGTCTCGGAAAAGAATGGTTAACAAGAAGGTAAAGACTGTAATCTTACTTTGAGTAACAAACCTCGCCATTGCCTCCACAGAGCACTGCCATATCAGTTGCTGTACACATCAGCATTCCACCATCAACAACAGATTGAACTGCAGAGTCCAAAAATACTGAAGGTGATCCGTAAGGATCAAGATCAACCTGAAACAATCTAAACCAATGagcagttgattttttttcctttttctgctTTGACATGAACAGAAAAACTGCTAGGACTTTCTGAAATAATTGAATTAGTAATCATGAAAACAGTTAAAGGTATTCGAATCTGTTTATGGCGGAACTGACAAGACATTTTTTATAGGGATGCAGATTTTcagaaagataaattaaacaagtaaataaaatgCATACCATATCAAATTCTTTGGGGTGAGTGAGCATATATACACGAGCATCAGCAAGATGTGATTCGACCTTTGAAATTGCCACCGAACCGTTGAACTTAATATTTTTCTGGCAAGCTTCAACTGATGCTGCAGGGTGAAAATGACAGAATAAAACTCCTGTTAAGCAGATTATTATTTTGGCCGTATAAAGTTACACAATACACTTATATATGAGAGAATGTCTACATTAATGGGCATCTGATATAGAAGAAGCCTCGTGATCTTTTTCTAGGGCCATTTTGTGCAAGAATGTGTCTTTTCAAAATCAAGGAACAGGCAAAGGCTTCCAGAAGTCAAGCATCCAAAATATTTACCTTTATCATTATCCAAGGCCACTACTTTACCAATCCCTTCTACCTCACAAGCATATCTTAGAGATCTTAACCCGGAAGCTGACAATGCCTGCGTATCCAGAAAGAAAGTAGTTGCAAAGTGATTTGATAATACTAAATAAGAGTATggaaatatatagaaataagaGATCTGATATTGAACCTCAAGAACTTTTGGTGGCTTCAGCTCCCCTCGATGATTTCCCTCTGCGGACTTCATTGGTTCTTCTGAAATACTACAAGGTTCAACCTGAGATATCTTTTTGTGCACTTCgcattcaatattagatttttcaTTATCCAAAGCAGACCCATTAGATTCTTCTACTACAGCAGGCTCAGATGCATCCTTGCCAGATGCCTTATCTGCTGATTTTGTTCTTTTGGACAGCTTTGCTTCATGCTCCTCTTTGCGTTTGGAGACAAATGTCCTCAGGACAGCAATAGACAAGTCTCTGTTGTTAACCTGGCAATTATAGAGTCAAATCATGAGGATCCTCTAATTGCACAATTAAAGAAGCAGTaaagcaaccacaacaaaatcttTGAACGccggaaaagaaaaattaggagactACATTATCATGTGAAAATAGCAGTTGTAAATCAGTCACTgaagagaaaatcaaaacccCGCATATTGATTTATGATATAAGGCTTCTTCACTAGttctttgagaattttctcTTTGACCAATTACACCTTAGTTCCTCTACCTAAGATATTTCCATTAAACAGTAACCAGAGCTCTCCAACTAAAACCAATACCCCATCAAAACTCCAACTCAAAAAACCGGATTTGACTATCCAGCAAATCAAAGATTCGAACTTTACATCTCATTTAGACAAATTTACTATAAAACAACCAACAAAAGAACAGAAGACAAGATTTAGGCACCTGGGTTTTGTTGTAAAACACTTGGTTTTTAACATTCATAAGTATCTCAGCCTCTCCTTCTTTAATAATGGTATAATCTTCCAGATCTTCTCCTGCCATTGCTCTTATGCTTTTATCAACAAAAGACAATCTCTTAAGAAGCGAAAAGAAGACGTTCTTTTATACGGTTGACAGCCCTTGCAATCAACAAGAACATGCATCAAAGTTGAGTAAATAGCTTTATTTATACATGTGAGTGTGTGTCAATGTCTGCTCCTCAAAGCAGTTACTAGAATTCCTTAAACCCTAATTTCTGACCCTAGTGCACGTTAGATAATGTTAGGTGTTTTTTGCTAATGTGATCTGGAGGGTTGTGTTTTGATCTGGTgggttttgtttgaaatttctttaggccttctcttaaaattcaaagaatgGATGGGCTAGAATTTATCTCAATGGGCTTCCCCTCTGGACTAGAAGGATAGACAACGATTTTTCTCCAAAACGTGAACTTTTATTTGAAGCCTTAGGGCTCAGCTAGCTAAGGCCCAGATCACATTAACTTGGATTAGTctaagttaataatttttta
This region includes:
- the LOC18107341 gene encoding probable tRNA (guanine(26)-N(2))-dimethyltransferase 2 → MAGEDLEDYTIIKEGEAEILMNVKNQVFYNKTQVNNRDLSIAVLRTFVSKRKEEHEAKLSKRTKSADKASGKDASEPAVVEESNGSALDNEKSNIECEVHKKISQVEPCSISEEPMKSAEGNHRGELKPPKVLEALSASGLRSLRYACEVEGIGKVVALDNDKASVEACQKNIKFNGSVAISKVESHLADARVYMLTHPKEFDMVDLDPYGSPSVFLDSAVQSVVDGGMLMCTATDMAVLCGGNGEVCYSKYGSYPLRGKYCHEMALRILLASIESHANRYKRYIVPILSVQMNFYVRVFVRVYTSASAMKNTPLKLSYVYQCIGCDSYHLQPIGRTVSKDSSVRYLPGFGPAVPQECSDCGKKYNMGGPIWSAPIHDQEWVTSILKSVKSMKDRYPAYDRISAVLTTISEELPDVPLFLSLHNLCATLKCTSPSAVIFRSAVINAGYRISGTHVNPLGLKSDAPMDVIWDIMRCWVKNHPVKAQAPDQPGSVILAKEPVLQANFARAVASLSKAQAKKVARFLPNPERHWGPKLRAGRQITSKHISLLGPEAVSEHLNHENSEEPKAKRPKTDDISDPASSS